Proteins encoded together in one Hevea brasiliensis isolate MT/VB/25A 57/8 chromosome 16, ASM3005281v1, whole genome shotgun sequence window:
- the LOC110666369 gene encoding non-specific phospholipase C1, translated as MACRRMPLTFLLFVYLIVSSQSLDFENLRRRHKTKIKGPIKTLVILVMENRSFDHVLGWLKSTRPDIDGLTGTESNCISASDPNSPEIFVSDDAFFVDWDPGHSFQAIREQIFGSNETSAKPAPMNGFAQQAESMTENKSRTVMSGFKPSRLPVYTALANEFAVFDRWFASVPASTQPNRFYVHSATSHGATSNVRKDLIHGFPQKTIFDSLDENGLTFGIYYQNIPATLFYKSLRKLKHILKFHKYELKFKRHARLGKLPNYVVVEQRYFDVELFPANDDHPSHDVSLGQKFVKEVYETLRASPQWKEMALLITYDEHGGFYDHVPTPVSGVPNPDGIIGPDPFYFRFDRLGVRVPTILVSPWIEKGTVIHKPVGPSPHSQFEHSSVPATVKKLFNLKSNFLTKRDAWAGTFEDYFYVRDTPRDDCPETLPEVQMSLRSRGPQEDLSLSEFQVELIQLASQLNGDYILNTYPDIGKSMTVGEGNRYAEDAVRRFLEAGRTALRAGANESAIVTMRPSLSSRIPVGDRGSYVKAY; from the exons ATGGCTTGCCGGCGGATGCCCCTTACCTTTTTGTTATTTGTGTACTTAATAGTTTCTTCGCAGTCCCTAGACTTTGAGAATTTACGGAGAAGGCACAAAACCAAAATCAAAGGACCCATCAAAACCCTGGTGATCCTAGTCATGGAGAATCGATCCTTTGACCACGTTCTCGGCTGGCTCAAATCTACCCGACCCGATATCGATGGTCTAACCGGAACCGAATCCAACTGTATCTCTGCCTCCGACCCAAACTCACCCGAAATCTTCGTCTCCGACGATGCTTTTTTCGTTGACTGGGACCCAGGCCACTCTTTCCAAGCGATCCGAGAACAGATATTCGGCTCGAACGAAACATCCGCCAAACCGGCTCCAATGAACGGGTTCGCACAACAAGCGGAGAGCATGACCGAGAACAAGTCGAGAACCGTCATGAGCGGGTTCAAACCGAGTCGGTTACCGGTTTACACAGCGTTGGCAAACGAGTTCGCTGTTTTCGACCGGTGGTTCGCGTCGGTGCCAGCGTCAACTCAACCGAACCGGTTCTATGTCCACTCGGCGACCTCTCATGGAGCGACAAGCAATGTGCGCAAAGACCTTATCCATGGGTTCCCTCAAAAGACGATCTTTGACTCTCTGGACGAAAATGGCCTTACCTTCGGCATTTATTACCAGAATATCCCTGCCACTCTCTTCTACAAGTCCCTGAGAAAATTGAAGCACATATTGAAATTCCACAAGTATGAATTGAAGTTCAAACGGCATGCGAGGTTAGGGAAGTTGCCGAATTATGTGGTGGTGGAGCAGCGGTACTTTGACGTGGAGCTTTTTCCGGCAAATGATGACCATCCGTCGCATGACGTGTCGCTCGGACAGAAGTTCGTGAAGGAGGTGTACGAGACGCTGAGGGCCAGCCCGCAGTGGAAAGAAATGGCGCTTTTGATTACTTATGACGAGCATGGTGGATTTTATGATCACGTGCCGACCCCTGTCTCTGGAGTGCCGAATCCGGATGGGATCATCGGGCCTGACCCGTTTTATTTCCGGTTTGACCGGTTGGGTGTCAGGGTTCCCACCATTTTGGTATCGCCTTGGATTGAAAAGGGCACTG TCATCCATAAGCCCGTTGGGCCATCACCACATTCACAGTTTGAGCATTCTTCTGTCCCTGCAACTGTAAAGAAGCTTTTCAATCTAAAATCGAACTTCTTAACAAAGAGAGATGCATGGGCTGGTACTTTTGAGGATTACTTTTACGTTCGTGACACTCCACGCGATGATTGTCCAG AAACTCTGCCGGAGGTGCAGATGTCATTGAGGTCAAGAGGACCACAAGAAGATCTGAGCCTATCAGAGTTTCAAGTTGAACTGATCCAGCTTGCATCGCAGCTTAATGGTGATTACATCTTAAATACTTACCCAGATATTGGCAAAAGCATGACAGTGGGTGAAGGCAACAGATACGCTGAGGATGCAGTTAGGAGGTTCCTAGAAGCTGGAAGGACTGCTCTTAGAGCTGGAGCCAATGAATCTGCAATTGTAACAATGAGACCTTCCCTTTCAAGCCGAATTCCTGTAGGAGACCGTGGTAGCTACGTAAAAGCCTATTAG